The genomic interval CACCACCCGATCCAGCTCCATATATCGGCTTTTTCACTTACAGGAATATGACTTTCTATGAAATTAAGGTGGATTCAGATGGAGTACTAGTGATGCAGCAGTTTGGACCACAGGTCGACACGACTGTGCCGTCCAATTATCGAACTATTCGGCTGGATTACCTGCAGGACAGGGTGTTCAGGGTAGTATTTGAGAGCCTGTACCCTTGCAAATTGAAGTTTAACAGTGCCTCAGTCTCCCTGGAGGCGCAAGACAGACAGCTCTTTAACTTTTATGTCTTCAGCAAGAAAGGTGTGTCACCAGGGTTTGATTCCCCAGGCCTCAACACTTACAAAGTGACAAGGATAGCTGGCAGACCATACTTTGGTTCATGATGTCAGGAATTCAGTCAAGCACAAGGTACTGTCATTGTAACGGGGGAGTTGTCATGAAAAAAGCACACTTTTTTCTCAGTGGTCAGTTTAATGGGATGCTCTCTTTCTTCGATGAATGTCATTTATCtgaatttacatttcattataaTTCATTTCATACTCCAATTCATAATACCAATTTTATCATTAAAACTTCCAAATGTCCAAAGTAACAAGTACAAGAAATGCAAAACTGACCCTGCTTTTTGCAAAGATGTGTATGGTTATAGAGCAGTATTTCTCTTCAACCTTTAAGTGCCtacaatgtgacaaaaaaatataatataatattttgagCTTGTGAAATCAATGTTCACAAAGAATTTCACAGCCTGCAGTTGTATGTCATCTTTTCTTAACATGTAAAATATGCAGTCATGTACTGTATCTGAATATGTGAATTTGTAAAACAATGTGTAATAGTTTAGTTGCTGTAGAAAtattgtgtacatgtgtattgTGTACAAACTTTTCACTCAAGCTGACTAGCCAATCAGCACGTTGCCCACAGATCATCCAATCAGAAGAAGTTAAGCTGTCCACTTGGGTCAGAATAGTTtcctgcctctgattggctgatccCTTCCAGGCATCTGCTTACTGCCAACATTAGCCTAGCCAGGAGTGAATTTTGTCCTTTTGGGGCCTAAGGCGCATGCCTGGGGCCATTCATATCCTTTGTGGGCCTCTCTTTTAATTCTTATAAAGACCCACTTATAACACCTTCTCTTCAAGCTTGATCCTCTCTTCACCCCCGACACAGCAATCATGTCCAGacatatggaaaaaaacacaacaaaacattttgatgcTATATACAAGTTCTTATTTTCATAAACAATATGATCTCTGTATGATAAGAATGTACTTAATTGTCCAATCACGTGGAATTTCTGCAATTGGTTGTCAtgattaaattagattttccTCCAGGTTCTTTGATAAAATACTTAGAATGggttatacagtatataatatgcattgttaaaaaatatacaccGAAACCACctaccacaaacaaaaacacacaggtatCTTGTACAGGCGTTCCACGGGTGCATACCACATACCCAGACAAGATGCCTGCTGGACACTGAGCTCCTCTATAAACATATTTATCTAACATATTTATCTAACATATTTATCTAACATACTGGCTGTCTCATTCCACACTGACTTAGACTGCATACACCAGGTTACTTTTTTGGGTGTGAAGTGTACGGTCTTTGGGATGAACAAGTCTTTGTCTAAATGTGTTACTGCTTGAAAAACGGTTTGAAAAACACAGGGAGATAATGTTATgcctgttcttcttctcttctctatcCACAGAGCTGGTGTTTTTCCTGGATCTTGTAGCAGTTTGCACAGAGGTCCAGTTTGGGAATCTGTAACACAGGTTTCAAACAGAgcaataaataatcataaaaagtGATACAATTAGATTAAGATTAGATTATTAGATaaggatgaataaataaataattcatggtAATAAATAACCTTTCCTAACACATCAAAATCTTGCATTAGTGGTTTCATGCATTTGCTatgtgaggtaaaaaaaaatagagggtTTGACAGTCCCTTTTAGGTGGTTACCTTCCCCTTTAATATGCCCTTCAAGCTGCAGGTGCAGTTAACAGGCTCAAAAACAGATAATAATGAAGTAGGAATTGCattcacctgaacaataaactggactgtacagacaacaccatggcactgcacaagaagggccagagcagactgtacctgctcaggagactGCAGGGGGCACTCCTCAACACCTTCTTTGAgactgtggtggcatcagccattttctatggagtggtctgctggagcagcagcatgtcaacagctgacaggaggagactagacagactgattaggaaggccagctctgtcctaggatgccccctggacacagtgcaggtggtgggagagaggaggatgatgatgatgatgatgatgatgatggacaacgactcccaccccatgcagaacactgtctctgcactgaacagctccttcagtgACTGTCTacttcaccctaagtgtgtgaaggagcttcctgctgctgtgaggctgtacaaccagcactgctctaaatgggacacacacaaacacacacaggactcaaccactctaAAATGACGTATTCAcggatacacttaaagtgcaataactaactgtgcaatatttatatttcatttttatttggtgtaattttttttatttaaattttgtacataattacccttttttgtaaatttcttatatattcttctgtccactttgctgctgtaatgcccaaatttccccattgtgggacgaataaaggtatatcttatcttattttattcattatccCAGATTTGAATATAATGTTGaatgaaataattaataacaaCCTTTCAGTTTTTACAGGGGAAATGTTGGCTATTCTTTAGCTCTTGAGTAGAAAGAAAATTGTAAACCAAACAAAGTGTTAATAGGATCAGATTCAAGCAGTGCATTAACTAGTTTCATAAACATGCAGTCAGAAGCGAGACAGGATATAATGCTGGAGATTGCTCAAACTGGTAGGAGACATAGTAAAGTTCATTTGGATTTCAGTATATATACGGAAATGAATTGGCATTCTGAAGGGATAAACAAAGAGGGGATGAGTGTAACTTCTTCTATATGTGTGTATTCTGACTGCATGTATGTTCTGCTGTTAGTAAACTGCTGGCTTGTTCATTTAAAAGCTCTAGTCTCTGGTCTACTATTTTATTTAGCTCAACCACTCCCTCGAACCTAGAACTGGTCTAGTGGCCTCTAGTTGCTTAAGGTACAGTGACACAAGTGCTACGCAAAATTTGGCGAGCAGCCAGGAGTGGTGCAGGTCAATTTAAGATTAGAGATCAGAGAATAGTCAATATGGAGGTGGTTCAAACGAGCAGTGTTAAAGTCCATTACAGTTAGTGGTGTAACCAGCACAGAAGCTGACCAAGAGTTATATAACTTCCTGAAGCAGCATGGCTCAATCCAAAGTCAGACACACAGGTTATTGTAGAGTATACATATGGCACAGCCTTTGCCATACAGAGGTGGCCAAACAGACAACAGTTACCATATTAGGGCCTTAGCTAGCGTGTACATACCTGTAGCTAGCAAAACAGATACGCAGACTTACCTTTCAGAGTTAAAGTAGATAGCAAAGCAGACTGGTGAAGTATTTGTAGCTGTCCTCAAATGGAAGAGACGTGGGACCAAACTGACCTCAGTATGCTGTACTCAGTACAGTCCTAGATCACAATGTTCAGCTGCAGTATAACTGGTCTTCACTACCAGCACCCCTCAAAGTAAGATACAGCCTGCCCTGAAACTTTCTGATGTCTAATCCACCCGAAATCCAGAAGTTAATAGTGGAGCACATTGTAAGGAATGAAGACTCTGCAGGTTCACAAATCTCTGAGACTCAGACCCTTCTCCGGGCACAGCCCACACCCCAACAATGAAGTAGACTATGAGACATGGCGTTCTAACGTGGAACTTGTTCTTAAAGACACAAGACAGTAAGATCTGCACAAGTCGCATAACTCCTTGAAAGTCTGTTATCACCTGCTATTGACAGAGTGAGGCACCTGACACCTGAATCCAGGGCTAGCGTGGGGGCCACTTTTCAGCCTGGGAGTTTCAGTGCCAAGACAGGCCAACTTTTCCCATGGTGGAAGATATTGAATAAATGAAGCAACAGTTCAACTCGTACTAtcgtgtagtttttatttataatgtgtTTCAACAAATGTTTAGAGGTAATATTACACTTAACAAGTTaacaaaaaatgcttttcttacAGGCAACCTGAGTGATGGAAAGTGTGAACAGAAACATTATTTGCCAACCCAATCACATGGTAAGCATCTGTGAGGAGGTTATACTGTGAGAGGATTAGATGTAAACAAATGGCACAGCTTTTTTGGGAAGAACAGGTCCTGCTCTCAAGTTCCATCTCTGGTTCCATATGTGACAGTCCACCACAATCCTCCTGACCTTTCTGTGCCATCTCACTATCCGTCCTGACAGTGTAACCTTTGAGAGGGGACTTCTTCAGTCTCTCCCACTGGGATGCCAGGCTAGACAGCTCAGTATGTAATGCGCCAACAGTAGCTCTGTCATCAAACCTAAGCAGACATTTGCTGTTTTCCTGGAGCCCTGAGTTGGGGAgcccatttgtttttatttcaggaaAGTTTTCAATGTCAAGACAAGCCAAATCTGAGGCATGTTTTGCATTAGCTGAAAACCTCCTATCCATACTACCTGCCACAAGAAGATTTTCAATGTATCTCTTTGCTTTGACCCTAACTGTGGGCTTCATACCCTGCATATCTGCTGCAccatcagtggagttgcccacacgtgccaatgtcaatgctgagtttgtctaatgtgtgtttcagcagctctgtcaaatacttgcctgtggatttttcacagtccaccacagcgacTAACCGCTCATAaatggcatttgtgacatatctgacaataATAGCACACTGCTGCTTTGATGTGACATCTTGGGTTGAATAAAATTTGAAGTATTGCCTTTCTGCAATCATGtccacaactttaccaacaatgtcctttgaaagtagagtcacaagagaacctctaccttttgcaccagtgtcaagaagcttcttgctttgctcaatacaactgctaatgtgctgttgaaggcaccgatcataccggctcaaaagtatgaccaactctagaaagttgccatgattgaCTGCAGTATTTTATAGTGTATAAGCAGCCTCTGATTTATCCCCTCTGTAAGGCCACATTTTGCCTGCCTTCCTTTTCACCTGTCAATGATGTGgagacatttgtttgccagccagAACGCTTTTTACATCTGCCATTttagccaacagaaagtaagcatcagcaccatctgttatttttctcatgctcctctatctgctgatgaacatgtttccatgttttcatacctccctttatgaaaggactTTCACTTGAAACAATACagtgacatcaggacagcagaatcccttcaatgcttccgtcgcagactgaaaactcacctggtCAGACTAAACCTTACtctctgaattaaaaaaataatataaataaataactttgtgtgtgtgtgtgtgtgtgtgtgtgtgtgtgtgtgtttgtttgttatctaatcttacatgaaataacttcaATTTATATTGTTTactctgttatcctctctacctgtcccttctgcagtcatggcctactcttcaacattttcagcaggggactggcttATCTGCTGCTCAGAGGCTACAAAATAACCCCACTAAGAGgttattttactgtatacacagataaggcttgaggttgtttttttaaatcaatatttgcatGATATTTGCAAATCCTATGATTTGCTTGTATTGGGTTAAAAACACTATAACGGACGGTATTAgcctaataattacactgctaatcattaggccAATATTTCTCTTTACCAGCTGTCCTCttgaaaaaatgtctgtgagTTTGACACATTGGGAAGCATCCTCCTCCAATGCCCTTCGTATCTTCGACCTGGCCTTTGCAGCCACCCCGGCCTCTTTCTACCATCCATCCTTGCTGATGCTGATCCCGACGGTAGCTGTCGGTACCTGTGAAAACTGTTTAGAAAAGACGGGCTATATGGACCCAACCAACTCTATCTGGGAGGGGAgaactccctcagatggtacAGCCCATCTGCTCTGGTGCCATGCAGGGACTGCGCTGTCAGTAAACTTTAAGAGAAGATAAACTaacgggacaaaaaaaaatttttccAACAGGCCCAAGGGGAAGTGAAATTAAAGCGGCCCACTGGGAATTCTCCCAATTACCCACTCTACCAGAAGACTTTATAAAACTCAATTGTTAGGTCATCAATGCCTGGAGCCTGACGTCCCTGCATGCCCTGCAGGGGAGCCTGGAGCTCTTGCACCTGTAGCGGCTCATCAAGACAGGAGTTGGTGAGAGACCTGAGGTAGTCCAACAGTGATCTCCAGCAGAGCATCCTGCTCCTCATACTCACTCGAGTAGAGAGAGGAGTAAAACTTTACAGCTCGCCTTTGGATCTGGCTTGGCGCTCTTGCTCTgtctgagagcagtgtgtggatTACTCTcttctgtccattttttttttttttaaatagagccGCAAGCGGGTGTGTATGTTGAAAACATGGCCTGAGATGTCACCAGTGAGTTTGGTCATGATAAGTCAAAGGCATGTTGAGTAATGGTCATATAGGCTATAAGCCACGCCCACTTTCACGAATCAAGATTGCACCTCaaatttttatcaatattttccCCCCGAGGATGAACACCAATTTTGTGAAATTCTTTTCAGTGGTTATTGAGATACACATTTGTGGCGCCCCCTATAGGTTGGTAACAAAATGCTTGAAGTAGAACTGTAGCTTAAACACAGCTGTAAGATATGTACCAAGATTTGTGATGATTGGACAATATTCCTCTAAGCTCCGCCCTTTGCGAGGAAATTTCTTGCTTATTtatgttagatttttttttgatactgtaAGGCGGCATACCAAATTTGGCGTTGATAAAGTCCAAAAGTTCTATTCATATTACAGTTTTAAAGTTTTTGCTAATTAGCGCAAAATgatgatgggagttcccccagcagtctcggACTATAGCAGAACAACTAAGAggtggttcagtaaacaccagagcagctctaactataatctttatcaatGCACTGCAGTGTTACCAAAATCAACTTACACATAAATTATCTCCTCTTGGTCAGGCGACGACGTGATTTTGGTAACACTACAGTGCATAGCAGTATTTTCGACGTTTGGCTTTTTAGACGGTCCCTGCGCACTCGTCTCACTGCTGTCTGCTCATAGAGACCCATGTTATTCATCCTGCCAGGAACTCTGGTCTTTTGGAGGAAACTTATGCTGTAGACAAGTCAGAATCTGTGAATATCTTTCCAACTTTTCCACAGTGATTCTATATATGTTGGTTCAAGTTCACACAGAATCAATTGCTTATACCTGGTGTCCTGGATGTTGCATCCGAATTTTTTAACACAGAATTTTGGGATCTGAATTTAGCCTGTGGAATTTGAGCAACTCGAAATTATATGATATGAATTTCATAACTTGAATTTTTGGATTATGAATTTGTTGAAAAAGAGTAATGGAAAGTAAAAATCAATAATGGAAATGTTGAAGTGTTGAATACAGAAGcaaaaaattcagatacataatttcaaagcaaaaatattcagtGCTTCAAATGTGAAGGCTTAAATAATTTCAATGCTGAAAAATTCAGTAGTAGAAATtgtgccttttaaatttcaaagtctggtgagacagatttgcttccatagaGCCTAATCTCATGTAGCCGTTTTGCTGACAAAGGAATGGAATAAATGTCAGCTAATGATCTGTAGTAATTTTCCTTATttcctgttatttttgttttggtctgtgCATAGATCGGGGTGGGGGAAGGGGTATGATGGTaatgtttttattgcttttattctgtaaTGCACTTCATGCTGCGTTGTTGATATGAAAaggctgattgattgattgattgattgatcaagTTAACGGCGCAGAGTAGTTCACAAATGCTATCACAAACATGAAACTAAAACAGTGAATACCATCGCTTTTGCTCAAATTTTGCCACAGTACAGAACAACAGGGTAGCTTTTATGGCATTGTAAACAGTGGCCGCTGTTTATCATTAACTATCCTCCAAGACAAACTCCTTAATAAATACACTGCAGCAGTGCTATGGAACAGAGCAGGACTGAGAGACACTcagagaagaacaagaggaacTCTGTCAATAGCAGGTGATAACAAGAGCATCAAGATGAGGACCACCATCTGTGTGTCAGTCTTTCTCACAGTTTTGTGCCAGTTGACCAGTGCTGTGACTGTTATGGTAAGTCCATTGGAAATTGGTGGTGTGGAGTGGGGGgtataatattttaaaaagctgatCTATAGAGAGAAGTCCAATCCTGTACCATGGTTTTGAAAAGTTGTAGAAATGGCTGGATTCAAACCTGGACACAAACCCCTAACCTTGCATTGGAAAGGTTTGTGTGGGTGTAGATGTAGGGGTGTGGGTGGGGGCAGGCTCTGAGCAGGTAGTTCACTGGAGTTACTGGTATTAACTATCTTAACCTTTAGATCTGCCATCTCTTGTAGGAGGGAGACTTTGACTTCTCTCTGGAGTCAGTGAGGGCACTGGGGGCTTTGATGACTGGTGATGATGCATCAGCAGAGCATGAACTCCGGCTGTTGGAGGCCAAAGCAGCGGCTATGTGCTCTCACCCAGCTCTGCCCAAAGACTTCAAACCTCTGTGTTTGAGGAAGGATGCTGGAGCATCTCTGGCCAGACTGggtaagatttattttttacatagaATTCTGTGATGGTCTTATGTAATGTCAGAACATATGTTGCCTTTTGTGAAAACACTTTGCTGATATCCCACATTCCAAAATTTCTTCCCAGCTCAGGGACAATCAGGGGCTCTACCTTTGGTCAGAGCAGTGGGAGTGATTGGtctgaaaatggagagagataTGCAAGCAGAAGTGCTGGTTGAAAGGATATTCCTGATGTATCACAGCTTGAGTCTTTTGTCTATCAGTTGATCAGTTCTGATAGCATTGTACTTAGCAAGTTCATATCTGAGGTCTGTAAACATGGTAACAGTCCAAAG from Scophthalmus maximus strain ysfricsl-2021 chromosome 3, ASM2237912v1, whole genome shotgun sequence carries:
- the LOC118317400 gene encoding guanylin, which codes for MRTTICVSVFLTVLCQLTSAVTVMEGDFDFSLESVRALGALMTGDDASAEHELRLLEAKAAAMCSHPALPKDFKPLCLRKDAGASLARLVLVASHSDACEICESVACTGC